From the Coffea eugenioides isolate CCC68of chromosome 1, Ceug_1.0, whole genome shotgun sequence genome, the window CTCCACTGGCCCCACGTTGTTGTCCTCAGATTTTCATTCTTTTATTCCCATCAATGCCAGGGAGAGTTCCGCTGGCACAGAAGCTATCGGACCACGTGTTTTCGTATTTGGATGCCTGCACGCCCTTGTCCTCAATTTCACAACTCATTTGCAGagttaatcttttttttttcattattattattatttcacaACTAGCATGCCAAATAATACAACTGCATTTAAGTTTAGAACTGAAATATATAATCATTCACTCAAACTTAGACAAATATATATTATTGTCATACAAACCCAAGTCCAACAAtgcaaataaaatttattttctaacaagCACAGAACACTTTGCTTGCTTTCATCCAGCCTAGCTTAATGCTGTAGCTTGTTCAAAGCTACGATAGGAATATTACTGCATGGCCATCTTAATTATGGTTCTTGAGCCTGCGCAAGATTAAATGAGCTCCATACTGAGGCTGCACGGTGACACGTCTAATCGGGGCATGGACATAAGATGGAGAGAGCTCTGAGGAAAGAGTACGTAGGATTATTGCGATAGCCATTTTTATCGAGTACAGTGCAAAGTTATTCCCAATGCACATCCTTGGTCCGAAGCTGAAGGGAAAATAAGCACCCTGGATTTTTGTTGCCTTCATAATCCCTTCAGAAAATCTCTCTGGTTTGAATTCCAAGACATCATCACCCCATAATTCAGGGTCATAATGGAGCAGAATTTGTGGCATCATGACCTGTACTCCAGCTGGAATCAAATACTTCCCAAGTAGTGTATCTTCGGAAGCCACTTTGGAGAGCTCAGCTAGTGGCGGATATAACCGTAGAACCTCGTTCAAGATCATAGATACCTATGTACGAGTAATACAATTGAGTGGCCAGAAAATACTATACatcaagaaagaaaataaaaatcaagaaatttcataaAGTTTTTCTAATAGGTGCCTATTATCTTCCCAATCTAGCGCCCAAAACTTCTGCATGATTTAGGAACTTGAAGGGAGACTTACAATTTTCAGGTGGTTTATACCATCATAGTCCGGCATTTTGTCCCCAAAAACTTGGAGAACTTCTTCTCTTGCACGGTCCTGCCACTCAGTGTGCTTACTCAAGAGGACGAGTGTCCAGAGGACCAAAGTTGAGCTGGTGTCCTGCCCTGCCCAATAGAACAGTTTGCACACAGCATAGATATCTTCAATGCTCAATCCTGCACTTTTTTGGTTGCCCTGCAGCTTGATCTCATTGAGATTGGATTCCAACAATAACCCCACGAAGTCAGCACCACCAGATTCTCCTGCCTGCATTGCCTTCAACTTTCTATTGATGATGTCTGTAATCTTAACTCTTAATTCTCTGTCTAATGCTCTCATCCTGAGATTGCTCTTAGTTGGCAGAAACCTTCAGCAGCAAATTcaaacacaaaactaattaTCTAATAAATCAGATAATAGTTCAGTACAACATGTGGATCGATTTTCTGATTCTTGACTATATTccattgtttgattgattactGCTTGTTAATTTACTCATTTACTTaacttttattcttaatttgGTCATTTATTCTTAACATTGATTAAATGAACTTAATTAGTTCGCAAATCTAgtttatacatacatatatatgcGTAACATGTGTTAGTATATATGTATGTGCATATTGGCATAGCCATATTCCAATATCGGATTAACATGGGGCAGACTTGGACAGTTTCTCCTTCACCACCCATTTTGTATAGACATGCTTTTAAGATTATATACGTAAAGGCAGGTTTACTAGTTATACTTTTCAAATTGATAATATCTACACAAAATTCCATTATAGCAAATGAGTTTCTTCATAAGGTAATAGgaacataatattaattaaaatttttttcctgcATGAAGTTgataattaatttttaaaaaataaaataaaataaaatattaaaaaaaagaggcTCAAGGAACAAGACATGAATTTTGTGTACGTTAtatttataaagaaaaaaaaattttggttaagGGTAAACTTTACCTCTTTCCTGGAAAGTAAACTGAGTTTACTTTTTCCCACGTATGATTGGCAAGTTCTTTCAGAAGCCCGAcaatcttttttccttcttcgcCGCCAATCCCAAATAGTGATGTTGAAATTGAAGTTGCTGAAATCGATTCAACTCCAGGCCACACGTCCACCTCTGCTGCACCCCCCTCAGGAATCACACTAGTCCATTTGTTAACCGCATCGATGCAGCTCGATTGAAACAGTGGTAACATGCTCTATAAAACAGGGAACAGTTAAAGGGGTCATATCAACTACTAACCGGTGCATGCAGAGTTGAAAATGCGAGACAATAATGTTGAAAATCACACCTTTAACTTTTCCAAAGTGAAAGCAGGGTTAGTGATCTTTCTATACTTGGCCCATTCTTCACCCTCTACAGCGCCCATTCCACCGAAAAGGATGTGGATGAGTGGATCAAGATCGTGAAAACTCTTGTGAAATGTCGCGTGTCTAACCAAGGCGTCTTTGGCTAGTGTTGGATCTGTCACTGTTATCTTGGGGAATCTTCCAATCCACATGAAAGAATTTTTTCCTAAATTTAGTTCAGCACAAAACGGTTTGCGTTAGTAttccaaccaaaaaaaataaataaaaaaagaagaaggagaagaaatcAAAAGAGAACGCGAGCAAAATCACAATTAAGTGGTGCTTCAGAAATTAAAAGTTACGTACCATGAGATTGGACAGAGTTGTAGACTTCGGGCATCGTGCGTTTTACGATATTGTCTCCAAGCTGAATAGGCTTGGAATGAGCTTCCCTGAGTAATTTTGCACTTTCATAGAGGTCTCCTCGTAATAGCCTGTAGGGGTTCCCTTTCAAACCTTGTTCCCTAAGGCATTTCTCAAGCTTCTTTGGTCTGAACCAGTACAAATCAAGCATCCCATAAAGCCAGTAAATGGCATAACCTACGAATCCCAAGATTGCTATTAATTTGAACCCCATGACTTCCATTTTCGTTGGTTTAGTAGCAGGTTCTATGGCTTTGTTTCTTGGGTGGGAAACGAATATATATAGGATGACAGGCGCTGGAGTCGGGTATTACTGGAACTTAAACCGAAATCATTTAAAAGCCTTGCACCGTTGGTAATAATTGCGAATCCCAAAATATTGCGAATCCCAAAATGCGACAACAATTTCCTTACCGCGGAAGTATATAAAAATCTAAGATTCTTTCACCATTGAATGCCAAGTGGATTTCAaacattttgacaagaaaattaTGGTGAACCATAGCATTAAACTAGTGTAATTTAAGAGTTTTCCTGTTTTCTATATTTATTGTTGTGGTTACCAGTAATGATTTTGTGCTGTCATCTTTTTGCTGGTTATATTGTTCTATAGTTTTAACCTGGCTATTACTCACCCTTAGAACTTGTTAATTaccattttatttttgtaaatcTTTCTGATGACTGGCAGggtcctcttttcttttcttttgttaatccCCTCTGTCTACTGGATCTCCTTTCTCCTCCGCTTAGTTTCTTCTACACCTTCACTTCTGTATTGATCTTGAGCAGGCTGTTATTTACCGGTCTTTCTCTGTATTGATTTTCACTCTGTTACAAGTGAGGACGAACGAGAAGATTTGATTCTGGTACCATTTTCTAACTTGCCACTTTCTTTATTTGGCCTTTTGTCTTGTTCATATATATGACCAATTATTCATGGACAGGCTAGTGGCCTTTTGATTTTAACTTGTGCAACGTGATTCCTTGTGGCCATGTCCAATTCTGAATTATTGCACAGCCATTTCAAAACCTGCATCATTTGTCGGGACATGGCCAACGTTGGGACCAATCACAATCTGGCAGACAGctaaactgaaaaattttgcaCATGCATCACAAGAACATTGAAATTGCGTATGCATCACAGGATCATTAGAGATTCCTCAGGCATGTGGATCAAAGGTGTGACGACCGACCTCGCCCTAgagtttagcggaccgcctgcctaacttTTGTCAAGATTCACTCACTCaaattaacttcagagataataTTTCCATTAAACAACTGCACATTCAGTTTTAAGTACAAAGCCAACTAGATTAGAATGTAAATTCATTcgttaaaagaaacaaaatacaaGTTTTAAATAGCGATATACAAATTTGACCACCCAAAACCATCTATTCCTACTTGACGCTTCTTCCAACCTCAACTcctgcaaggaaaacaaagctaagggaatgagcttacgcccagtgaggtTTTCCAAACAAGCAACATTCAATAAACACTTAAACCAGTAAAAATTAAACAAGTAAAGAACACTTCACTAGTTCACTGTATAATTACTTTCAAAAGGATACGGTGCTCATTAAGAGCCGTTTATGTAACACTATACATTTCACAATATAATTACTCAGTCAatataaaaggatacatgctcctTCTGAGAGTCATTTCAATCCCACTGCACACTCCGCCAAAATCACCCCCTTATATctttcaaaacaataaacaatctCCTACATTCATTCATAAGTTCAATAATCTCCAAACTTCAGGGTAATACTTGAATATATCGAAATACTTACCCAAACTACCGTCCTACTCGACCAAACCctttgctggctcgaatagCCCGTTGAACAAATGGTTTTGGGTCCAGTTCAACCGGTGTGGTAAAGTACATATACGGCTTATATTCATGCACACTTACAGTAATACTTGGTCAATTGTCAACGTTCAAACTCAACTAAaccaagtgcgat encodes:
- the LOC113749585 gene encoding secologanin synthase-like, which codes for MEVMGFKLIAILGFVGYAIYWLYGMLDLYWFRPKKLEKCLREQGLKGNPYRLLRGDLYESAKLLREAHSKPIQLGDNIVKRTMPEVYNSVQSHGKNSFMWIGRFPKITVTDPTLAKDALVRHATFHKSFHDLDPLIHILFGGMGAVEGEEWAKYRKITNPAFTLEKLKSMLPLFQSSCIDAVNKWTSVIPEGGAAEVDVWPGVESISATSISTSLFGIGGEEGKKIVGLLKELANHTWEKVNSVYFPGKRFLPTKSNLRMRALDRELRVKITDIINRKLKAMQAGESGGADFVGLLLESNLNEIKLQGNQKSAGLSIEDIYAVCKLFYWAGQDTSSTLVLWTLVLLSKHTEWQDRAREEVLQVFGDKMPDYDGINHLKIVSMILNEVLRLYPPLAELSKVASEDTLLGKYLIPAGVQVMMPQILLHYDPELWGDDVLEFKPERFSEGIMKATKIQGAYFPFSFGPRMCIGNNFALYSIKMAIAIILRTLSSELSPSYVHAPIRRVTVQPQYGAHLILRRLKNHN